The proteins below come from a single Bactrocera dorsalis isolate Fly_Bdor chromosome 5, ASM2337382v1, whole genome shotgun sequence genomic window:
- the LOC105223272 gene encoding angiopoietin-related protein 3, which produces MAHIRMCSVYFALFIFVWSHAAISVERNSNAYTLLFGGEANIANLHEEAKILREKLSEHRQSLSNLRNNYASLQKRLENLENTQKKQSNDNILQKLQKYIVLKLNAQSKELVQKQSDYKKIIQDLFETQMKTYKKELKKFETKLLQEMQSELGKQKHCTQDSVKNRKQIDKKTHKTLINLLTNLKNKPEEILKLPPEAIALLNDVTNIIETYTEEDKLPSYATYVPNTYDKTIVVNAQPKVGVETANSCHEAIKSKQATESEDATTAGGIYALNMTKYNLNNMYGYCLPDPSGDETWLLIQRRINDKLSFNRNWQEYKNGFGDLTGSFFIGLERLHKLLLGSNSQLWIQLGTATNDSPSRMYTNFLIANETEQYRLVSLDIENLRDDLVNAKDWSFQTFDVGNECAKTMQSGWWYNETKEQYVCSSGNLHTKLANVRWNSWDDVVYVHMAIRHVDPALEVHISLE; this is translated from the exons ATGGCCCATATACGTATGTGCTCCGTATATTTCGCGCTTTTCATATTTGTTTGGAGCCATGCTGCCATATCGGTGGAGCGAAATAGCAAC GCATACACATTACTTTTTGGCGGCGAGGCAAACATAGCAAACTTACATGAGGAGGCCAAAATTTTGCGAGAAAAATTAAGCGAACATCGGCAGAG tttaagcaACCTACGGAATAACTACGCAAGCCTGCAGAAACGTTTGGAAAATCTGGAGAACACACAAAAGAAGCAAAGTAATGATAATATATTGCAGAAGCTTCAAAAATACATCGTGTTGAAGCTCAACGCACAGAGCAAAGAGCTGGTGCAAAAGCAAAgtgattacaaaaaaatcattcaaGACCTGTTCGAAACACAAATGAAGACATATAAGAAAGAACTGAAGAAGTTCGAAACCAAATTGTTGCAGGAAATGCAAAGTGAACTCGGTAAACAAAAGCATTGCACACAGGATAGcgttaaaaatagaaaacagatCGACAAGAAAACGCACAAAACACTAATCAATTTATTgacaaatctaaaaaataaaccCGAAGAGATCCTAAAGTTACCGCCAGAAGCTATCGCATTATTGAACGACGTTACAAATATAATTGAGACATATACCGAGGAAGATAAATTGCCTTCGTATGCGACATATGTGCCGAATACTTACGACAAAACGATCGTAGTGAATGCGCAGCCAAAAGTTGGTGTTGAAACCGCAAACAGCTGCCACGAAGCAATTAAGTCGAAGCAAGCCACAGAATCCGAGGATGCAACAACAGCTGGCGGCATTTACGCTTTGAATATGACGAAATATAATTTGAACAACATGTATGGTTATTGTTTACCTGATCCGAGCGGAGACGAGACTTGGCTGCTCATACAGCGACGTATAAATGACAAATTATCATTCAATCGCAATTGGCAGGAATACAAAAATGGTTTCGGTGATTTAACTGGTAGTTTTTTTATTGGACTTGAGCGATTACATAAACTACTGTTGGGTTCGAATTCCCAATTATGGATACAATTGGGCACAGCAACCAATGATAGCCCTTCTAGAATGTATACGAACTTTTTGATAGCCAATGAAACAGAACAATATCGATTAGTATCATTGGATATCGAAAACCTTAGGGACGACCTGGTCAACGCAAAAGATTGGAGTTTTCAAACATTTGACGTCGGCAATGAGTGTGCGAAGACAATGCAAAGTGGCTGGTGGTATAATGAGACAAAAGAACAGTATGTTTGCAGTAGTGG GAACTTGCATACAAAACTTGCAAATGTGCGCTGGAACAGCTGGGATGACGTggtttatgtacatatggcgATACGGCATGTCGATCCTGCACTAGAAGTCCATATTTCGTTGGAATGA
- the LOC125778922 gene encoding uncharacterized protein LOC125778922, translating to MLSIRFKRKALKNLLAYSACHIIMSKSSTSYLLLQILIMCCLYGGYTAADDDNAFTLVFGSESTLQSVEKEVSDAKGTLTDVVNSSSQLLADYDALIEDFEKLETALGKQNDIVSKKLETFIEDNIAIQSTELLQELTADEKWLQEMMSAQQRSFIAELKTSEEKLLAEIKQNTTPNEVLTH from the exons ATGCTCTCTATACGTTTTAAGAGAAAAGCTCTGAAG aATTTACTTGCCTACAGCGCGTGCCATATTATTATGTCCAAAAGCTCAACTTCCTACCTACTGTTACAAATCTTAATAATGTGCTGTCTATATGGAGGATACACAGCGGCCGATGACGATAAT GCCTTCACACTAGTTTTTGGCAGCGAGTCAACACTGCAAAGCGTGGAGAAAGAAGTCAGCGACGCAAAAGGAACACTGACAGATGTCGTAAACAG TTCCAGCCAACTACTCGCGGATTATGACGCCTTGATCGAAGACTTTGAAAAGCTAGAAACTGCGCTGGGCAAGCAAAATGACATTGTATCGAAGAAACTGGAAACATTTATTGAGGATAATATCGCAATACAGAGCACGGAGCTGCTGCAAGAGCTGACAGCTGATGAAAAATGGCTGCAAGAGATGATGAGTGCGCAGCAAAGATCATTTATCGCAGAGTTGAAAACGAGCGAAGAGAAACTGCTTGCTGAAATCAAACAAAATACAACACCCAATGAAGTGTTAACTCATTAA